The genomic window TACTACCTTTCGAGTTTGAATTACATAAAAAGTTTCTACGTTGCCTGATACACATCCATTGACACGgtaaaaagtttatttgctaaaatagttcaattttttaCTACCATTGAAACTGTAGCTTTTGTTTcccttcttttattatttatattttaatgattgttTGATGtatatggacatattttatctATCTTTTAGAAAACATgcatataataatgtatattatctGTTCCCCATGTTTATAGTAGtcatgttatttatttagtttagggattaaattattaattatactatttatttatacatgtttTGCGTATGTAACTTCCCTAGACCAATAAAGAAAAGGATCAAAAAGCAGatatttgctttaataaaaaattatgattattttcaattaaaatctgtgaaaacaaaaaaaaattacaaaaagaaaactcattttCTAGTCCAATCTGCTGTTAACGTAAGGTTGTCACTCcctcaattttattaatagaagagtaaatatataacaaatcatcaaaaaatttatttctaaacatCGTACAAAcataggtaaataaataaatttaaatgaacattcaagaattttgaaatataatttttacatttaatgacaGCATTTTCACGACAATAAAGATATGGTTTAAAGggatacttttttacaaaattttattttgtggacGAATAAAAAACTCATGATGAGGGTTTAAACTTATAGGTGAACCCAAAAAGACATCCTAAATTTTATACGTAGATCGACAGAGATTTTCTATTAGGAAACAaacattaagtatttttaataccgtaaaatcaaaaggaaaaataaagtcttaaagaaagttttttataaataataatacaattagtacatatattgattataaaacaaatacagGAATTTACTACATGAAGAAAATGGAAAAgagagaaatgtttttaaaaaaacacaaacgaaacattgaatatgttttttttttaaccatggAGAATGTATTATAAACAGTTTTCTCGTTATATTGTCCCATCCACCTAGCCGTAGACCCCCAATTGTAAAAGCACACGAGGAAAACTATAGAACGAATAactaaacatagaaaaaaaaggaatacaaaaattgatagtTATTATCAAACTAATTctccatttttgatttttggagCGAGTAGTTTGTTGTTTTTAGAAGTTCCCATTTCAGTGTCTGGATTTAAGGAACcaaaatttttcttctttgcttTTTCTTGAATAAAGCGATAAGAGCTGGATATAGATGAATGAAAAAGGGAAACAAACGCTTTTCTAATTTCAGCACTGCAAAGACAGTAAATATAAAAGTTCAATGCAAAGTTAAGCAGTTCCAAATTATTTGCAGTCGCTCGAAAGACGGCAAATCCCAAGTTGTTTCCTCGACGGATATTGATGAATATAGAGAGAAAACCTGCAGGGGTTGTACAGCAAACAAATAGAATGACAATTGCAATTAACACAATGACAAGCATTCTTTCTTCTGGGTTATGAAGACCCTTTCGTCGGCTGGAAGAGCGTAAGGAAGAGGGAGCACGGCGTGTATTTCCATTTCCATTTACACTCAAATAATTCGTATCTTCGTTTACATTGGTTGTTGATCGAATTAAAGACGTTTCTCCTATACCATTGGATACAAGGAGATGTTGCTGTTGTGTACAATGGCTACTGGTTGATGAAAAAGGACCATTGCGGCTTGGATTCAGTCCAGATCTCAAGTCCTGACGTTTTCTTGCGATACGGCGGAAACGTGTGATAATGAGAATATTGAGAATGGCAAGAGTGATGATGGGCCCAAATCGTAGTAAAGTCTCGCTGATGTACAAGTAAACTTGGAAAAGTTGTTCATCTGTTACAGCTTTGTTGTCCTCACTTTTCCAGGTGCAATGTTCCATGATCCCTGTTAAATTCGTGCAATTAGACAAAACTTGCTTCTCAAAACAAAGGGGGATATGCAAGAGTGTTCCGCCCAAGAAGCTGCAAGTGATGGCTATCCTTGCATTTTTATACGTATGTATTCGCTGAAAATGTGTGGGCTTGTAAATTGAAATGTAGCGATTGACTGTCATGCAAATGATGATATACACAGAAGATGCCATAAAAGAATTAAGCAAGGGAATTTCCATATGAGCCTGAAAGAATGCTCCATAGTAGTTTGAATTATCTGACTTCCCATTCACTAAATTTGCTAGAGCTGGGATGGCGGATATGAGAACTGCCAAATTCGAGACAGCCAAACCTAGAAGATACACGTACATTACCCCCTTTAAATTTGGCCTTGACAAAACAACCAAATTGAGAATATTTCCTATGATCCCAATGGAAACAATGATGTAAGCAATGAAATTATAGGCAATCCAATTCACCATTTCTATGGATTGTAAATTATCCTCTTGAGCCATGTCTGTTTTGAGTGTTGATAATATTTGTGTCGAGACAAGGTTTTGATTATCTTCATCatccatattaaataattgatgaagaaTTGATTTTAAAGCTATTAAATTAGGATACAACAGCAGCTTTGAAGACTTATAGGAATTCGTGATAAATATACACCACTATTCTTTTGAACTATACATTGGAAGATACACCATTCATTGCCTCCTGTAATCAAGAACAGATGGAGAAAAATgagtatacattaaaaataccgaaaaactttattaattcacTTTGCttaaatatctatgtacataaatgcATCGCTTGACTTTGTTGCCTtaagaaacaatttttcaaaacagaACATGTTTTTAAGATTCTGTTCATTAAATGTTCAAAATCTATGGCATTGCCCCTCCTTCTTGGgagaatcaaaataatttattgcaagaaatgaaaaaattaaaatacatattataatttttttctgtaaaaaggaaaacctaattattttattggtgCATACAATAATGCTAAAATTTTTATACTAGTATTCtgcaaacaatattttttttttgtaatgtaaccatgtatgtaaaatatataaatttgctgGTGGATATAATgaagtgatatttttatttataaataaaacattatattttggcCAGCTTGCATAACTTTATCCCAGCATAAAAATACAGATATACTCCTAAAAAAAAGCTAAACACACCATTTAATACTAAGAATAAAGCTAAAACTCGGGTACAAAGACCATACAAAGGTCcatataagaaaaattgaaataactcaaaaataataaaaaatttaaaaaaaatgtaataaaaaagtatttatttcaaatgaaaaactAATCCATCCCATTTATAACCTAATTTTATAAGTGGGATGATATTGACAAGGTTGGAGTCGTTCTTAGTCCTTTTTTCATGTATTATTTGATGAGTTTTGGTAATAATGGCGTTAACTCCTTAAAACGGAAAGTTTCTTTGTATTGAAAGGATATTTCCTTAAATAACTAATGAATCTATAggtttcaaaatttgtacatatattccttatttattttcatgtataataataaaaaagtttgtcaaaaaaaaaagtaaatttttttcttacactAGTTTAAAATGTCCGGCTCCCCATTTTTGAATATGCtcttataactataaataattctttctaaattacttcatatataaaaaatatggtgtTATCTAGATTGAGGATGTCCATCCCCGTTTCTCACAAGCCACAATGTGACCCACTTAATGTTTAAGTGCCACACACTATTCcttctttattattctttatttatttattctttttttaaaaatattttggcctaaatttaaaataatgaacagtTTTGGTTTACTAAAATTTCCAGATAAGATGGGCTGTAGTCCAGTTCACTACTTTGCCAAAACGTTGAAGAATTATATCAAAgattacaattatttactaatatttaaacTGTTATTGGTAAGATGGAGTTACTCCAATTAGTTATTAATTCATCTGACctgtgaaataatataaatgcagTATACATTTCAATAGTATAGCCCTTGCTCTAGGAGCAACTGGAGTTTAttttaccaaatattaatttcataagaATAACTTTTTCGAAGAGCATTgttgacaaatttttgataaaaaggaaGTAACATACAAAGGCTTAACTAATGACCAAAggtacaaaatcaaaaaaagtttgagaaaaactaCTTTTgtctatcaaaataaaaagtacaattattatttcttgaatttttttgtttgcttttaaatgtttctttagttcattctaattattttttcatccacGTGTAGGTAACCCGTAGAGCCTTAAGCCTGAATGACTACTACCCGATAATGTATGAATATTagtgttataataaaattagttacccccaatcattttcttaaaaaaaaaaaggcgagataattctgcaaaaataaataataattggcctcaaaatagttttttatccATGAGTGGTCAGCTTTTGTTTTTACATGATAGATTTTCATTGGTTAGTATGTTGAAACTTATTCGGGTTGGGGTTAActgtataaagaaatatttttttaggaactAAATTGTTGTTTATTATGTTTTCAATCAGAAAGGTGCACTAGTATTAAATTACAGACCATTTTACGTTTGATGCCCATAActgaaaaaaagatatgatacaattttgaataaaacaagaATTGTAAATCAATACAAATTGATCTGAAATATCTTGTAAAATGGTTTGTTTTCactctaaaattatataagttgGGAAACATTCGCTTCCATGCACTTGATGATCGGCACTGGAATGTATTTAGAAATGAGGGTGAGAAAGGGACATATTATTGAAAGATGACGTCATCAGGAATATCCATAAGATTTTATGAATAGTAATGAGTAGGGCAGTGACCCGAACTTTTTTGGCCAATTTGacaggatattttatttatttatctattttttaaaggggTCCATTTTAAACGAATAaccattgtttttataaaatacaaatagaaaatagtttttattttttataatcaatttaccTTTGATCCCTTTTGTTTAACCACTAATGCACTTGCCAATAATTTGATCCACAAACCCATTAACTGTCtactttttacacaaaaatgtaTGCTTCTAGTTTTGTTCAAACCAAAAAGTAAggaatatcattaaaaatacaatcaatgataaataatttggtatAAACTATGTTTGATATTATCCTAGTGTGTAAATagataaatgacatttttaaatttttcttcttaagaAAGGAATAGCGAACAACTATCAATAACAAATAATCCTgcaaatacaaataaacaataaacattATCGCAAATCGTGCATTTGGTAAATTACAAGATTATATTTACACATAAataatacgaatatatatatatatatttgctgtATTTGTGAATGAGTAAAATGCATTGTTGTTCGTTGTGTCTGCTTGAAGAGTGTGTACTATTCAAAAGCTATAACTAAAAAAAGGTGTCTTCGAGATGATTTATGTAAAATTGTATAGGTCTTGTTAATATATCTctaattagagttgtaaaaatatatgaccTTCCGGtatgttaatataaaagtacataaaatgACATTGTAACTCTAGAAGTTTGTAGAATGTTTGGAATAATAGGAGCTAAACAGACATAACCAGGGGTgggaatattttacaatttcattCAGCGTAAAAATGCTACCCAAGAGTGTCATAATAATAATGGCACCTTTTGAGAGATGACATATCTACAACCAGATAATTActatagaagtaaaaaatatgagctgTCACTATACTAGAAAAAACAAGCCAAAAATTGACGTGGTCACCTTGCCCATTTGTGAgtgttttagaggagagtagTTTAGCCAAAAACAAACCACACTCTGAAACTAATCTgatatcgatcttcaattctactctgagcccagCAAGGACTTTTACCTATAACTCCTAAACAAATAATCATCCATGAACTCACAAACTTCATGGACATATGttccattttgaagaaataaataataatgataacagctttagaaaataaaatcccGGTTCAGattgaaattgcaaaaaatatctaaCACGTCTAAGatcatttattgtattagaaatttagattttcaataaaaggTTAGGTTATTCAATCGTGCGCACTTATAGTTTGCCACTTTTTGTTATTGATGGAAACATGAAGAGTTATATATTTTCGTAAAGCtgttatcgttattatttaatttgcacAAAAATACCAGAGAGTAACTCAGAGGAAATGTAGTGAAGGTAGGAGTTTAGGTGCTTGTTGGACTAGGAATGGAGTTGAGGATCGAAAACAGAGTCATTCCTGCGTATGTATGCATATTCTAGCTTGATACAGAGTGGATACTTTGGTTTATTAAAGATACCCTAATGAAACATCCAAATTATAAACCGTTAAACTACTTTcctgtaaacatttttttaaattgtccagCTTACAATATTAATGTTcagtttattctttttcaaacctaaaatgcttacgatttacaactttaattttatgtatgtgtataaaaaatatatacaagatattttattttcctaaatatgcTGATGTTTTCCATCTTgtgtaatattatattcatcacATTTACTAATAttcattacaaattaatattataaaataggttagttaaatttcattattttcaggTAGTTTTCCTCACGAAGcaaattgaattattcatttgttaatcaataaaaacaaattatatttttcaaatgtaaataaGCATTTATGCACAAGGGCactcataaaatacaaaaaatatatttgtaaacgaaataatttatttatagtcttGAATATGTAgtatgtcaacacaaaagcaaactggggttatttattcaatatttttttataaattttaatatatgtcaTGATGAATCAAAATCAGAATCGATtatcagattttttaaaaatcaagatTGGTAAAATAACGTTAAAATTGCAATTCCACTTCATATTTATTGTGATTTACgacaactattttaaatatttattacttttctctgtaatagtaaaatttaattttaatatgtgaaatttatttatttttttcaaaaagttgaatatttgagattttggtataaaaaaaatttttttttggatattttttcaaaaactttaatatttaaaagtttttcctaaaaaaaaattatcatgtgGACGCttctgatagcaaaatggtatttattAACTACTCAAGAATCGGCAACGggaatatttactaaaatcttATCGGAATTGCCATTCGGATTTCTATTGGAATAGTCccatcaataattatttctattgaaacgttatatttttattccattggAACTTgaacaaattgttatttaatgctGTTTTGTTGTGtcataaatcaaacaaaggcGTTAAACTATAGTTTTCATAATTGTATAGCTTAAGCAATTAATGAAATTTGGCAACTAGAGTTGGTAAtagataaattatgattttcaactcgattttattatgaaaaaatatactgaCATTAACATGGGCatagtacatttttaaatgttgtcATGAACTTTAGATAGAGTTTTAATCTTGCAGTACATTCCTATAGCAATTTGTGTGAGAGAAGAAAAGAGTATATTTTAGAATAGCTTattccaaaaagtaaaaaaaattaaaataattcccttgtttttcaaaatattctgatgtattttattaagctAATACTCAAAGCAATTGAACGATTTtagtacttttatattttttaggtcTTTAATAtcgataaatttttgataatattaaatatttaaaaattttcagttatgttttcaatttattttttcaattgtatcaataatttttcttattgaaacaaccaacaaaaaaatatagcaacCATTTACGCAACGTTAGACAGATGTCTAATTCCTCATCGTGCATATCCTtgttgataaattttgattGTACGTAAGCAACATGTCCGACCTCCCCCATAAATGAGTAAATGTTATATTTCGATGTATGAtagcttaaattatttttcactattttaCAGGGACTTACAGgaaaaaattcctattttttatgGGCTTTATTTGACAGAAATAGATTTCAAACATACatatcatcataaaaataaaaataaatcagaaggAATGCTAAAgtaaaaaccataaataaatattttttatttaaaataataccttTCAATTATGCCAtacccttttatttttattcctttgaaacataaaacaccaacaaacaattttcataaaaatggggAAACATTGAGAGAGCTAAAACAAACACATAATGGTTAAAATTACTTCCTATAATCAAAAATAGACATAAACCGAATAACATACACAACAAAGCACAGAACGAAAAGATCAAAGAACCTTCATAAttacaataacaatttttttaaacttttatgtaCGAGAACATAGAGCCCAATATTTATtggcatatttgagtcaattatgagctttttgtttattttggctATGCTTTAAGATAtccaaaacttttgaataaa from Lepeophtheirus salmonis chromosome 1, UVic_Lsal_1.4, whole genome shotgun sequence includes these protein-coding regions:
- the LOC121125853 gene encoding probable G-protein coupled receptor AH9.1 encodes the protein MDDEDNQNLVSTQILSTLKTDMAQEDNLQSIEMVNWIAYNFIAYIIVSIGIIGNILNLVVLSRPNLKGVMYVYLLGLAVSNLAVLISAIPALANLVNGKSDNSNYYGAFFQAHMEIPLLNSFMASSVYIIICMTVNRYISIYKPTHFQRIHTYKNARIAITCSFLGGTLLHIPLCFEKQVLSNCTNLTGIMEHCTWKSEDNKAVTDEQLFQVYLYISETLLRFGPIITLAILNILIITRFRRIARKRQDLRSGLNPSRNGPFSSTSSHCTQQQHLLVSNGIGETSLIRSTTNVNEDTNYLSVNGNGNTRRAPSSLRSSSRRKGLHNPEERMLVIVLIAIVILFVCCTTPAGFLSIFINIRRGNNLGFAVFRATANNLELLNFALNFYIYCLCSAEIRKAFVSLFHSSISSSYRFIQEKAKKKNFGSLNPDTEMGTSKNNKLLAPKIKNGELV